From Rutidosis leptorrhynchoides isolate AG116_Rl617_1_P2 chromosome 3, CSIRO_AGI_Rlap_v1, whole genome shotgun sequence, a single genomic window includes:
- the LOC139897674 gene encoding uncharacterized protein has protein sequence MGGACSRKRDPQTNEEIAHGGVSRKYSKSGSSKWLGTSFNRASVDNKDGNTICPSLMELCIIKISEEINEYGTFSMLPRDISQQIFNELVYSQRLTEAYLEAFYDCALQDMNLGEYPGVDDTWMDVISSQGLSLLGADISGSDVTDSGLLHIKDCKNVEALNLNFCDRISDVGLGSISGLSNLTTLSLKRNNSITANGMSVFSGLVNLLNLDLERCTGIHGGLVHLKGLKKLEALNVNCCNCITDADMKPISDLTNLKELQISCSKVTDQGVTFLKGLHKLGLLNMERCPITAACLDSLSDAALLNLNVSRSNLTDDGCEKFSKLKSLKVLNLGFNVITDAVLAHLKALVNLESLNLDSCIIRDDGLVHLAGLNRLKCLELSDTGVGTNGLRHISGLMNLESLNLSFTLVTDGGLTYLAKLSSLRSLNLDVRQITDAGLAALTSLTNLAHLDLFCAKITDNGTTYLRNLKNLRTLEICGGGLTDAGVKNIKDLQSLTLLNLSQNSHLSDKSLELISELTNLVSLNVSSSRITNAGLQHLINLKNLKSLSLESTKVTANDIKKLHESHLPNLVSFRPE, from the exons ATGGGAGGAGCGTGTTCAAGGAAACGGGACCCACAAACGAACGAAGAAATTGCACACGGTGGAGTTTCAAGAAAGTACTCTAAAAGTGGAAGCTCAAAATGGCTTGGAACCTCTTTTAATCGAGCTTCTGTAGATAATAAAGACGGAAACACGATATGTCCATCTCTCATGGAATTATGCATTATTAAGATTTCTGAA GAAATTAATGAGTATGGTACCTTTTCTATGCTACCGAGAGATATTAGTCAGCAGATTTTTAATGAACTGGTTTATTCACAACGCCTTACTGAGGCGTATCTTGAAGCCTTTTACGATTGTGCTCTGCAG gaTATGAATTTAGGCGAGTATCCAGGTGTGGATGATACGTGGATGGATGTTATATCTTCTCAGGGATTGTCGTTATTAGGTGCAGATATTTCTGGTTCAGATGTAACGGATTCTGGTTTGTTACATATTAAAGACTGCAAGAATGTTGAGGCGTTAAACTTAAATTTCTGTGATCGAATTTCGGATGTCGGACTTGGCTCCATTAGTG GTCTTTCAAACTTGACAACTTTGAGTTTGAAGAGGAATAATAGTATTACCGCTAACGGGATGAGTGTTTTTTCGGGCTTAGTcaatttgttgaatttggacttggAAAGATGTACAGGGATACATGGTGGTCTTGTTCATTTAAAAG GTTTAAAAAAGCTCGAGGCACTTAACGTTAACTGTTGTAATTGCATTACCGATGCAGATATGAAACCCATCTCTG ACCTAACAAACTTGAAAGAATTACAAATTTCTTGTAGTAAGGTCACAGATCAGGGCGTCACATTCTTGAAAG GCTTACACAAGCTTGGATTGCTCAACATGGAACGCTGCCCTATAACTGCAGCATGCCTCGATTCACTTTCAG ATGCTGCTCTATTAAATCTGAATGTAAGCAGATCTAATCTGACTGACGATGGGTGTGAGAAATTTTCAA AGCTCAAGTCTCTAAAAGTGCTGAACTTGGGGTTTAATGTGATAACAGATGCTGTCCTCGCGCACCTGAAAG CTTTGGTAAATTTGGAGAGCTTGAATCTGGATTCATGTATAATTAGGGATGATGGACTGGTGCATTTAGCAG GTCTCAATCgcttaaaatgtttggagttatctGACACCGGAGTCGGGACCAACGGTCTTCGTCACATTTCTG GTCTGATGAACTTGGAAAGTTTGAATCTTTCATTCACTCTTGTTACTGATGGAGGTCTTACATATCTGGCTAAATTATCATCACTTAGATCACTTAATTTGGATGTTCGCCAAATCACAGATGCTGGACTTGCAGCTCTTACAA gtttgactaatTTGGCTCATTTGGACTTGTTCTGTGCAAAAATAACAGATAATGGAACAACCTATCTGCGAA ATTTGAAAAACTTGCGAACCCTAGAAATTTGTGGTGGGGGATTAACCGATGCTGGTGTGAAAAACATTAAAGATCTTCAATCGTTGACGCTTTTGAATCTGTCCCAAAACAGCCACCTCTCAGATAAATCATTAGAATTGATTTCTG AATTGACAAATCTGGTGTCTTTAAATGTCTCGAGTTCACGCATAACAAATGCAGGATTGCAACATTTAATAAATCTTAAGAACTTAAAATCACTTAGCTTGGAATCAACAAAGGTGACTGCAAATGATATAAAGAAGCTCCATGAATCTCACCTCCCGAATCTCGTGAGCTTTCGGCCCGAgtag
- the LOC139901318 gene encoding uncharacterized protein, whose protein sequence is MVYRRFIRNFSSIIALVTECTKCGQFSWIVETKNSFAELKQKVECDAPWVSIGGGLNQNQRHVAYFSENLNETWRHYLLPAEYILYLAHESLKYLLGQQKLSPQHTKWVELSQAYSFVTEQKVGALIQITTALSCRHALVCTMKVKVTGFELWQPLYENGRDFRDI, encoded by the exons ATGGTTTACCGGCGTTTTATCCGTAACTTTAGCTCCATTATAGCCCTAGTGACCGAATGCACGAAATGTGGTCAATTTTCATGGATAGTTGAGACCAAAAATTCTTTTGCGGAGTTGAAACAAAAG GTTGAGTGTGATGCGCCGTGGGTCAGCATTGGTGGAGGATTAAATCAAAATCAACGTCATGTTGCCTATTTTAGTGAGAATCTTAATGAG ACATGGCGTCATTATCTCCTACCCGCTGAGTATATTTTGTATTTGGCTCATGAATCATTGAAGTATCTTCTTGGGCAACAAAAGCTTAGCCCCCAACACACCAAATGGGTAGAGTTGTCACAAGCTTATTCTTTTGTAACAGAACAAAAAGTTGGTGCTCTTATTCAAATAACTACTGCACTTAGTTGCCGACATGCATTAGTTTGTACTATGAAGGTGAAGGTGACCGGTTTTGAATTATGGCAACCGCTTTATGAAAATGGTCGAGACTTCAGGGATATCTAG
- the LOC139901317 gene encoding uncharacterized protein, with the protein MVSDRITLSNADPMFNWEWTRHPSGRTRDELDNLINLIAGTSFDQNQTDRWVWSHATNGEFTVKQLATIVDDQLLQNVAQQHETLRNNLVPRKLEIFVWRVIKKRIPVRAELDKRGIDLHTVRCPVCDEEIESVDHCLIFCSFAMEVWNRVNRWWKLGSFVNLSSSEILHGKANTSIILSSFGKKIWQAVEWVRAYYIWKNRNNVIFHNKSWSVPVALSEIQLKSYEWISKRSNGRNFEWLTWLSDPSVYLTIS; encoded by the coding sequence atggtaagTGACCGAATCACTTTATCCAACGCAGACCCGATGTTCAATTGGGAATGGACTCGCCATCCTTCTGGACGCACTCGTGATGAATTGGACAACCTAATTAATTTAATTGCAGGTACCTCCTTTGATCAAAATCAGACAGATCGCTGGGTTTGGTCACACGCCACAAATGGGGAATTTACTGTAAAGCagcttgctacaattgtggacgATCAGCTACTTCAGAATGTCGCGCAACAGCATGAAACTCTTCGCAACAATTTGGTGCCTAGAAAACTTGAGATCTTTGTGTGGAGGGTAATAAAGAAACGTATTCCGGTGAGAGCCGAACTCGACAAACGCGGAATTGATTTGCATACGGTAAGATGCCCGGTATGTGATGAAGAAATCGAAAGTGTCGACCATTGCTTAATTTTCTGTAGTTTCGCTATGGAAGTATGGAATCGCGTAAATAGATGGTGGAAACTCGGTTCATTTGTGAATCTTAGCTCAAGCGAAATCCTCCACGGTAAGGCTAACACTTCGATTATCTTGTCAAGTTTCGGTAAAAAGATTTGGCAGGCGGTTGAATGGGTTAGAGCTTATTATATTTGGAAGAACCGTAATAATGTAATTTTTCACAACAAATCGTGGAGCGTACCGGTCGCCTTAAGTGAGATCCAATTAAAGTCTTATGAGTGGATATCCAAAAGATCGAACGGAAGGAATTTCGAATGGCTCACTTGGCTAAGTGATCCTAGTGTCTATCTCACAATATCTTAA